TGCAGGAAATGCTGTACCCAACGAGCTTCCTCAAGGGCCGCGGCCTGGGCAAGAAGTGCGCCCTCATCACGGACGGCCGCTTCTCCGGCGGAACCTCCGGCCTGTCGATCGGGCACATCTCCCCGGAGGCTGCCTCGGGCGGCGCCATCGCACTGGTGGAAAACGGCGACATCATCAGCATCGACATCACTACGCGCTCCCTCAATTTGCAGGTCTCCGACGAGATCCTCGCCGAACGCCGCGAAAAACTGGAAGTCAATGGCGGCTACAAGCCCAAGAATCGTGACCGCCAGGTCTCTCCTGCCCTGCGCGCTTACGCCGCCATGGCACTGTCCGCGGACAAGGGTGCTGTACGTGACGTCTCCCTGGTGGAAAACCTCTAAGGCTGCTGCTTGCCTTGAGAGTCCCGCAGCCGGGACTCGCCCTCCGCATAGATGTCCAGTAGTTGGCGGGCGTGCTCACCTTCGGCGCCTTCTTGGGCGAGCGCGGAGCGCATGCCCTCCAGCTTCTCTGCTCCGGCAGGGAAGGGCGGGAGTAGCGGGATGCCGGGATCGGTCAGGACTTCAATGACAGCCGGACGATCCGCGGACAAAGCGTAGTCCCAAGCGTCGCCGAGCTTGGCGGGGTCTTCCACCCGGATTCCCGCCAAGCCCAGCAGCTTCGCATAGGCCGCGTAGGGGAAGTCGGGGATTTCCTGGCTGGCGGTGAACCTGGGCTCGGCTTCGGTCTCGCGCTGTTCCCAGGAAACCTCGGCGAGGTCTCGGTTGTTGAAAACGCAGACGACGAAGCGGGGGTCCGTCCAGTCGCGCCAGCGGTGCGCCACCGTGATGAGTTCCGCGACGCCCAGCATCTGCATGCCGCCATCCCCGGCCAGCGCTACCAACGGCTGGTCAGGATGCGCGAGCTTCGCCGCCAACCCGTAGGGGATGGCACATCCCATGCTGGCGAGCGTGCCGCTCAGGTGAGCCGGGACTCCGCGCGGAAGGATCAACTGGCGGACGTACCAGTAAACGCAACTGCCGACGTCGATACTCACCTGGGCGTTGTCGGGGAGCCGGCCGTTGAGCTCCCGCACCACCAGTTCCGGATTCACGGGCTCGGCGGGGACGTTGGCGCGCTCCTCTGAAAGGCGACGCCACGCGCGGACTTGCTCTTCGACGTCGGAACGCCACTGGGTGCGTGATGGCTGGTTTCGTGATGCCAGGCGCTGGTTCAGTGCGGTCAGGGTCTCTGCCGCGTCGCCCACCAAGCCCACCTCAACGGGGTATCGGTTGGCGATCTTGCGGCCATCGATGTCGATTTGCACAGCCTTGGCGGTGCCGGGCTTCGGGTAGAACTCGGTCCAGGGATCGTTGGACCCGATGATGAGCAGGGTGTCGCAGTTCTCGAGCAGAAACGCACTGGCAGTCGTGCCGAGGTGGCCCATGGTGCCGACAGAAAAAGGGAGGGTCTCGTCGACGTAAGGCTTGCCGAGCAGGCTGGTGGTGATTCCGGCGTCGAGCTTTTCGGCCAGCGCCGCAACTTCTTCTTGAGCTCCACGGGCACCTTGCCCAACGAACAGCGCGATCCGTTCACCTGTGGCGAGGATGTCCGCTGCGGCATCCAGCTCTTCCTCGCGGGGCATGACCCGGGCCGGATGCCAGACGGGAGCGGTAACCACTATTCCGTGTTCCTGCTTGAGCTCGGGGGCTTCGGCGGTCTGGATATCGTGCGGCACGATGACAACGCAAGGGGACCGGGTCTCCAGTGCCGTGCGGAACGCGCGATCGATCAGCATGGGGACCTGCTCGGGTGAGCTCGCCAACTGTGCGAACTGGGCTGCGACATCCTTGAAGAGCGTCAGCAGGTCAATCTCCTGCATGTAAGCCGAGCCCAGGACCGTGGTGCTCTGCTGGCCGATGATGGCCACCACCGGGACGCTGTCCATCTTGGCGTCGTAGAGGCCGTTGAGCAGATGGACGGCGCCGGGGCCTTGGGTGGATGTCACGACGCCGACGCCGCCCGTGTACTTGCCATGCCCCACCGCCATGAAAGCCGCTGCTTCCTCGTGCCTCGCCTGGACAAACTCGATCTTGTCTTCGGCGCGGCTGAGGGCGCCCATGAAACCGTTGATGCCATCACCGCTGTAACCGAAGACGCGCTCAACGCCCCACGCTTGGAGGCGTTCGGCAATGAGGTCCGAAACCGTTCGCTGGGTCATGCCTGGCTCCTCGTCAGTAGTTGTGTACCGCCTGGACCATAGTAAGCATGCTTAGTTATGCGGCACGCGGGGGTGTAGGTGCGTTGGGCCGGTTTCCCGGCAATGGGTGACGGAAAGCGGAACACTTCCTACCATTAGGCTCATGGAAACCACCGGAAGTGCCGAACACATCAGAAGCCTGCACGAGCTGGTGGTTGGCAGCTCCGACATCCACGGGATCCTGAACGGTGTGACCGGCTTCGCCTGCGATGCGATGAGCAAGGTGGCCGGCGAGAACATCGACTGCGCCCTGACCTTGCGCCGGCGCAAGCGAACCGCCACCGTCGCCGGCAGCAGCGAGAGGGCAGTTCAACTGGACATGATTGAACAGGGACTTGGGGAAGGTCCCTGCCTGGAAGCCTTGGATGTGGGCCATCCGGTGCTGCTGGCTGATGTTGCCACCGACACCAACTGGCCGCTTTACAGCGCCGCCTTGGCGGCTGAAGGCATCCACAGTGCCTTGGGGGTACCCATGGACTTGGGTGAAACATCCCAAGCGGTCATCAACTTCTTCGCACCCACAGCAGGTACCTTCACGGAGGCCGTGATTGCTGAAGCCGCCGCGTTCGCTGACGTTGCCGGGAGTACATTGCGCCTGGCCATCAGAATCGAAACCGTGGAGCAGCTCAACGCCGACCTGAAAACGGCCATGTCCTCCAGAACAGTCATCGA
This genomic interval from Paenarthrobacter aurescens TC1 contains the following:
- a CDS encoding ANTAR domain protein (identified by match to protein family HMM PF03861), producing the protein MTESGTLPTIRLMETTGSAEHIRSLHELVVGSSDIHGILNGVTGFACDAMSKVAGENIDCALTLRRRKRTATVAGSSERAVQLDMIEQGLGEGPCLEALDVGHPVLLADVATDTNWPLYSAALAAEGIHSALGVPMDLGETSQAVINFFAPTAGTFTEAVIAEAAAFADVAGSTLRLAIRIETVEQLNADLKTAMSSRTVIDLACGVIMAQNRCSQDEAFEFLTKASSHRNKKLHAVASDIIAHLTGGSDNHLRFED
- a CDS encoding putative pyruvate oxidase (identified by match to protein family HMM PF00205; match to protein family HMM PF02775; match to protein family HMM PF02776), whose translation is MTQRTVSDLIAERLQAWGVERVFGYSGDGINGFMGALSRAEDKIEFVQARHEEAAAFMAVGHGKYTGGVGVVTSTQGPGAVHLLNGLYDAKMDSVPVVAIIGQQSTTVLGSAYMQEIDLLTLFKDVAAQFAQLASSPEQVPMLIDRAFRTALETRSPCVVIVPHDIQTAEAPELKQEHGIVVTAPVWHPARVMPREEELDAAADILATGERIALFVGQGARGAQEEVAALAEKLDAGITTSLLGKPYVDETLPFSVGTMGHLGTTASAFLLENCDTLLIIGSNDPWTEFYPKPGTAKAVQIDIDGRKIANRYPVEVGLVGDAAETLTALNQRLASRNQPSRTQWRSDVEEQVRAWRRLSEERANVPAEPVNPELVVRELNGRLPDNAQVSIDVGSCVYWYVRQLILPRGVPAHLSGTLASMGCAIPYGLAAKLAHPDQPLVALAGDGGMQMLGVAELITVAHRWRDWTDPRFVVCVFNNRDLAEVSWEQRETEAEPRFTASQEIPDFPYAAYAKLLGLAGIRVEDPAKLGDAWDYALSADRPAVIEVLTDPGIPLLPPFPAGAEKLEGMRSALAQEGAEGEHARQLLDIYAEGESRLRDSQGKQQP